In Desulfuromonas sp. KJ2020, a single window of DNA contains:
- a CDS encoding bifunctional riboflavin kinase/FAD synthetase has translation MIIIKDLKNISTPFKGAVVTLGNFDGIHLGHREIFRRVVAKAKEIQGTSVVYTFVPHPLKVLAPDRALRLINTYEEKERLIEASCIDVLISAPFTIQTAGLSAVEFVEEILVRTIGVKHLVVGYDYAFGKNREGNVDFLQEMGRKWGFTVEVVGPVTKEGLVYSSTRIRQLIGAGEVAEVVRYLGRHFTLEGQVVHGQSRGRTIGIPTANLSTDKELLPRPGVYAVKVRWQDSLWDGVANIGTNPTFGGSKTTIEVHILGFSGEIYGDTVRIYFVEHLRDEVQFPAVELLVKAIHADICRARQILAETPILEYRDYLDCGLQVSTLGRGGAL, from the coding sequence ATGATAATCATAAAAGATCTGAAAAATATCTCGACCCCCTTCAAGGGCGCGGTGGTGACACTGGGCAATTTCGACGGCATCCATCTGGGGCACCGTGAGATCTTCCGCCGCGTGGTGGCCAAAGCCAAAGAGATTCAGGGCACTTCCGTCGTCTACACGTTCGTACCGCATCCGCTGAAAGTCCTGGCTCCCGATCGGGCGCTGCGCCTCATTAACACCTATGAGGAAAAAGAGCGCCTCATCGAAGCGTCCTGCATCGACGTGCTGATCAGTGCCCCCTTCACCATTCAGACAGCCGGCCTTTCCGCCGTGGAGTTCGTGGAGGAGATCCTGGTGCGCACCATTGGGGTCAAGCATCTGGTGGTGGGCTACGACTACGCGTTCGGGAAAAACCGCGAAGGGAACGTCGATTTTTTGCAGGAGATGGGGCGTAAGTGGGGATTTACTGTGGAGGTGGTCGGACCGGTCACCAAAGAGGGGCTGGTTTACAGTTCGACCCGCATTCGCCAACTGATCGGCGCCGGGGAGGTCGCGGAGGTGGTCCGTTATCTGGGGCGCCATTTCACTCTTGAAGGCCAGGTTGTGCATGGCCAGTCACGCGGCCGCACCATCGGCATCCCAACCGCCAACCTGAGTACGGACAAGGAACTGCTGCCCCGGCCGGGGGTCTATGCCGTCAAAGTCCGTTGGCAGGATTCGCTGTGGGACGGTGTCGCCAATATCGGCACCAATCCGACCTTCGGTGGCTCGAAGACGACCATCGAGGTGCATATCCTTGGCTTTTCCGGCGAGATTTACGGGGATACGGTACGGATCTACTTTGTCGAGCATTTGCGCGACGAGGTGCAGTTTCCCGCTGTGGAACTGCTGGTCAAGGCGATTCACGCCGATATCTGCCGGGCGCGCCAGATCCTGGCTGAAACCCCCATCCTCGAATACCGGGACTATCTCGACTGTGGTCTGCAGGTGTCGACCCTGGGCCGGGGAGGGGCGTTGTGA
- the aroE gene encoding shikimate dehydrogenase — protein MRLSGGTRVLGIFGDPIAHSLSPRMQNAALAAAGIDAVYVPFHVRPAHLADAVRAIRALPLWGVNLTVPHKEAVLPLLDRVAEPARLIGAVNTVTHEDGCLIGHNTDAPGFLHALAADLNFVPATKKILVLGAGGASRAALVALAQAGAAMIVIANRTLDRARLLCDHFAPFFPGTDFACTSLDNGDLRRAFSGVDLLVNTSAIGLKGESFAPLPWTFLPEAASVYDMVYGRGKTSLQIEAEKQGHRTADGRGMLVAQGEAAFALWTGQRPPSGVMADSILTE, from the coding sequence GTGAGGCTGTCGGGTGGCACACGCGTTCTCGGTATTTTCGGGGATCCCATCGCCCACTCCCTGTCGCCGCGCATGCAGAATGCGGCCCTGGCCGCGGCCGGTATCGACGCCGTCTACGTTCCTTTTCACGTGCGGCCGGCACATCTGGCGGACGCCGTTCGGGCCATCCGCGCTCTGCCCCTGTGGGGGGTGAATCTGACCGTTCCACACAAAGAAGCGGTGCTGCCTCTTCTTGATCGGGTGGCGGAGCCGGCCCGTTTGATCGGGGCTGTCAATACCGTGACTCACGAAGACGGTTGTCTCATCGGGCACAATACGGATGCGCCTGGATTTTTGCATGCCCTTGCCGCGGATCTGAACTTTGTCCCGGCGACGAAAAAAATTCTTGTTCTGGGGGCCGGCGGCGCCAGCCGGGCGGCTCTGGTCGCCTTGGCCCAGGCCGGCGCCGCAATGATCGTCATTGCCAACCGAACGCTGGACAGAGCCCGCCTGCTATGCGATCATTTCGCTCCCTTTTTCCCGGGTACGGATTTTGCTTGCACATCTCTGGACAACGGGGATTTGCGCCGGGCGTTTTCCGGGGTTGACCTGCTGGTGAATACTTCGGCCATAGGCCTGAAGGGAGAATCCTTTGCCCCTCTCCCCTGGACCTTTTTACCCGAAGCCGCCAGCGTCTACGACATGGTCTATGGCCGCGGCAAGACCTCCCTGCAGATCGAGGCTGAAAAGCAGGGACATCGCACCGCCGACGGGCGGGGGATGCTCGTGGCCCAGGGAGAAGCTGCCTTTGCCCTGTGGACGGGGCAGAGACCGCCTTCTGGCGTGATGGCAGACAGTATATTGACGGAGTGA